A single Sylvia atricapilla isolate bSylAtr1 chromosome 11, bSylAtr1.pri, whole genome shotgun sequence DNA region contains:
- the SNTN gene encoding sentan, translating to MCGCRTSVPSTKQYSVNQPAPASTKPGPPAAAGMPKGVPIAKQLASIKALRKGSDLEKAFATAALVYNNYADPEGKLNKAETKSLLQSQFGHFIQGQENKPKYQEIISSLDEESENKINFEDFMILLVSLTLMSDLLQEIKNVKTTK from the exons ATGTGTGGCTGCAGAACAAGTGTTCCCAGCACCAAGCAGTACTCAGTCAAtcagccagctcctgcttctACCAAACCAggccctccagcagctgcaggcatgCCCAAGGG CGTACCCATAGCCAAGCAGCTGGCATCAATAAAAG ctctAAGAAAAGGCTCAGACCTTGAAAAGGCTTTTGCTACAGCAGCTTTGGTGTATAACAACTATGCTGATCCCGAGGGCAAGCTCAACAAAGCTGAAACCAAGAGCCTACTGCAGTCCCAGTTTGGGCATTTCATACAG GgccaagaaaacaaaccaaaataccAGGAAATCATTTCTTCCTTGGATGAGGAGtcagagaacaaaattaattttgaagatttCATGATTTTGTTAGTCAGTCTCACTCTAATGTCTGACCTGCTGCAGGAGATCAAAAATGTGAAAACCACAAAATGA